Below is a window of Paenibacillus bovis DNA.
CTGATCTGGTCCTGTGGTAACGAATCCTATGCCGGTCAGGTGATCCTGAATGTAGCCGATTATTTCCGGGAAAAAGATCCGACACGCCTCGTTCATTATGAAGGTGTATTCCATAACCGGGATTACGATGCAACCAGTGATATGGAGAGCCGAATGTATGCCAAGCCTGCCGATATCGAGGAATACCTGAACAGCAATCCTTCCAAACCGTATATCAGCTGCGAATATATGCATGCGATGGGCAACTCGGTCGGCGGTATGCACAAATACACCGAGCTGGAGAACAAGTACGAGATGTACCAGGGCGGATTTATCTGGGATTATATCGATCAGGCTGTTATGAAAAAAAATCGCTATGGCGTGGAGTATCTGGCTTATGGTGGAGACTATGACGACCGTGCGACCGATTACGGATTCTGTACGGATGGAATCGTATATGCGGATCGCAAAGTGTCTCCAAAAATGCAGGAAGTCAAATTCCTGTACCAGAACATCAAGCTGATTCCGGATCAAAATGGAGTCAAAGTGGTCAATGAGAATCTGTTCGAAGGAACAGAGGCGTACCAGCTGCTCTACCGTCTGAACCGTAATGGCGTTCAGGTATATGAAATGGTGCTGGATGTACAGGTAGCTGCTGGTCAGGAAGGCTATATAGAGGTGAAAATGCCGGATGTCTCCGGACAACCGGGCGAATACGCGATCCACGCGTCGCTAATCCTGAAAGCAGACGAGCTGTGGGCAGAAGCGGGATATGAAGTATCCTTTGGCGAGTATGTATTTGTGGTAGAAGGCGAGCAGGCAGCACCTGTATCCGCCGGAGCGATGCATGTAGCCGAAGGTGATGTGAATATCGGTGTTCACGGCAATGGCTACAGCATTATGTTCTCCAAAGGAGCAGGCAGTCTGACTTCCCTGCGCTACGGTGGACGGGAATATATCGCTGCACCGCCGGTACCGATGTTCTGGCGCGCAACGACCGACAATGACAAAGGCACAGCCCAAGGGTACACTTCCGGAGCATGGCTGGCTGCGAGTCTGGCACGCCGCTGTACTCATGTGGAGCTTCAGCAGGAACAGGACCATGTAACAGTGACGTTCCAGTATATGTTCAGCATCCATACCGATGTACGCATGACAACAGCCTACACCGTGCATTCGGACGGAAGTCTGCAGGTCAAATCGCGTTATACCGGTGCTGCCGGACTGCCAAATCTGCCGATCGTGGCACTGTCCTTCAAAATTCCGGCCGATTATCATCATCTGGACTGGTATGCGATGGGACCGGACGAGAATTATATTGACCGTGCGTTTGGTGCGAGACTTGTACATTTCCGCAATGATGCAGCCGATAATGTATCCGGTTATGTGGTTCCTCAGGAATCAGGTAACCGTACAGGCGTACGCCGGGTTGATATTATGAATGACGAGCAGTATGGTCTGCGTCTGACCGCTCCGGCTTCTGCACCGGTAGAATGTAATATTTCGCCGTATACAGCGCTGGAACTGGAAAGTGCAGCCCATGTCTACGAGCTGCCGGAAGTCCATTATACAGTGGTTACGGTAGCTGGCAAGCAAATGGGTGTTGGCGGTGACGATAGCTGGGGAGCACCAGTACACGAAGAGTATCAGATTCCAGCAGATCAGGAGCTGGAGTTCGAATTTACGATTCGCAATCTCCGGCCGTAAGTAATATCGCAAACTGTATGAATATACAAAAGCCGCTGAAGTAGAAATCATTGCTTCAGCGGCTTTTTCTTAAACATAGACTGCAAAACAGTGGCTAGGCGCAATTCTTATTTTAGTAAAATGAAGGCGATAACCCTATTTATTACATCATTTGACAAATTTAAAATTTTATTTTATAGTTAATCTGTTCGTTCTATTCCTAAATTGATTGGTGGTGAATATAAGAATCATATAATGTAAAATAATACATATTTATTCAAAACATACAGAATAGGAGCAATGACAAATATGCGTAACTTTATGACTACAATCAAATTCACCATGCTGGCAGCGATGCTGTCCACTATTTTCTGCTTGCCGGTATTTACTACACAGGCTTCGGCAGCAACAACCCACACACCGGTTCTTTTTGTTCATGGACTGGGAGGGTCGTCCAGCAACTTTATGTACATCAAGAGCTATCTGCTGAGCCAGGGCTGGTCGCAAGATGAGCTGTACTCGATCGATCTGCCAAGCAAGAACGGTACACAGGTTATGAATGCACCGGCTATCCGTAGCATGGTGGATGATATCCTCGCCAGAACAGGCAGCTCCAAAGTGAACATTATCGCTCACAGTATGGGCGGGGCGAACAGCCTGTACTATATTCTTAACTATGGCGGCGCAGAGAAAGTCGACAAACTGATCACGCTGGGCGGCGCCAACCGTCTCACAACAGGTACTGCACCAGCAGGTATCGATATGACTTCGATCTACAGCATTAATGACCAGATCGTCAGCAACTACCTGTCTATCGTGGATGGTGCGAACAATATTCGCATCGCTGGCGTATATCATGTAGGGCTGATCTTCAACTCTTATGTGAACAGTCTGGTACTGAACGCTCTGCAAGAATAGGAATGATTACGACTGCTTTTGGTATAGATCATGCATAGGCTATAGATGATCTATAGCCTATAGGTCATCCGCGATACCGACATCTATGATGATCGTACAGCCAGGCCGCTGGTCAGGGGAAACCCTTGACTGGCGGCTTTTTGCTGTCCATACTATTCGTCAAAGGAGGTGCGGATCATGACCCATATGATATTTTACCGTCATCCCGATTTGCCTTTTCTCGAAGCCAAGCATTGTCTGGCAGACGATCTGGCCTATCACAAGCATTTTCATGAAGAGTATTCGGTGGGATTGATCGAACAGGGGCAGACCAATGCATGGTGTGACGGCACAACGATGCTGGTGGAGGAAGGGCGGATGATCAGCTTTCCGCCTCAGATGCTGCATGCATGCCATCCGGATCAGGGACTGGACTGGCAGTATAAAATGCTGTTTATCCAGCCGCAGTGGCTGCAGGGGTTGGAACAGCGTGAGCTGGAGGCTGTCCATATTCCGTATCTACTGTCTGCCGGCAAAAATGAAGCTTGCCGCCTGCATATTCGTCAGATTATGCAGCAACTCCGACAGCAGGCAGATGCACTGACGATAGAGAGCGGGCTAATCGAACTGCTTCAGACCTTAACCGGCTCAGAATCCGGAGATATCAGTCATGGACGGTCGCATCGCCAGGATCACAAATACATAGGCAGAGTCCGGGAGTATCTGAATGCCCATTTTAACGAAAAAATTACACTGGCACAGCTGGAACAGGAGGTAGGAATCAGCCGCTTCCATCTGATTCGTCTGTTCAAGCAGTGGAATCATCTACCGCCGCATCGTTATCAGAATGTACTGCGTATCAATTATGCCAAAACCGAGCTGGCCCGCCAGCGGCCTATTGCCGATATTGCTGCAGAAGCTGGATTCTATGA
It encodes the following:
- a CDS encoding glycoside hydrolase family 2 TIM barrel-domain containing protein, producing MSKTETELMQDRVTSPSLDWLSDTSVFAVNRLWAYSDHKYYATLAEAQTRGAMAWRHSLNGSWKFNYAVNPASRPQGFYEQDFACAGWGDIQVPGHIQTQGYGQMQYVNTMYPWDGQENLRPPMISQESNPVGSYVKHFYLPENMKSEQPVYISFQGVESAFYVWLNGQFVGYSEDSFTPSDFDLTPYIQEGENKLAVEVYQRSTGAWLEDQDFWRFSGIFRDVYLYTVPEVHVRDLHVNAGLDDQYTEGQLDVKLTLEQGQSFNGARAALELHDRAGQIVCSGEVTFADASGKARASFQAKLETVTAWSAEHPYLYTLYITVYNAAGEVVEVIPQRVGFRRFEMINKVMHLNGKRIVFKGVNRHEFNCRTGRAVTEEDMLWDIRTIKQNNMNAVRTSHYPNQTRWYELCDEYGIYLIDEMNLETHGSWQKMGAVEPSWNIPGNLPEWQDIVMDRAISMVERDKNHPSILIWSCGNESYAGQVILNVADYFREKDPTRLVHYEGVFHNRDYDATSDMESRMYAKPADIEEYLNSNPSKPYISCEYMHAMGNSVGGMHKYTELENKYEMYQGGFIWDYIDQAVMKKNRYGVEYLAYGGDYDDRATDYGFCTDGIVYADRKVSPKMQEVKFLYQNIKLIPDQNGVKVVNENLFEGTEAYQLLYRLNRNGVQVYEMVLDVQVAAGQEGYIEVKMPDVSGQPGEYAIHASLILKADELWAEAGYEVSFGEYVFVVEGEQAAPVSAGAMHVAEGDVNIGVHGNGYSIMFSKGAGSLTSLRYGGREYIAAPPVPMFWRATTDNDKGTAQGYTSGAWLAASLARRCTHVELQQEQDHVTVTFQYMFSIHTDVRMTTAYTVHSDGSLQVKSRYTGAAGLPNLPIVALSFKIPADYHHLDWYAMGPDENYIDRAFGARLVHFRNDAADNVSGYVVPQESGNRTGVRRVDIMNDEQYGLRLTAPASAPVECNISPYTALELESAAHVYELPEVHYTVVTVAGKQMGVGGDDSWGAPVHEEYQIPADQELEFEFTIRNLRP
- a CDS encoding esterase/lipase family protein; this encodes MRNFMTTIKFTMLAAMLSTIFCLPVFTTQASAATTHTPVLFVHGLGGSSSNFMYIKSYLLSQGWSQDELYSIDLPSKNGTQVMNAPAIRSMVDDILARTGSSKVNIIAHSMGGANSLYYILNYGGAEKVDKLITLGGANRLTTGTAPAGIDMTSIYSINDQIVSNYLSIVDGANNIRIAGVYHVGLIFNSYVNSLVLNALQE
- a CDS encoding helix-turn-helix transcriptional regulator, translating into MTHMIFYRHPDLPFLEAKHCLADDLAYHKHFHEEYSVGLIEQGQTNAWCDGTTMLVEEGRMISFPPQMLHACHPDQGLDWQYKMLFIQPQWLQGLEQRELEAVHIPYLLSAGKNEACRLHIRQIMQQLRQQADALTIESGLIELLQTLTGSESGDISHGRSHRQDHKYIGRVREYLNAHFNEKITLAQLEQEVGISRFHLIRLFKQWNHLPPHRYQNVLRINYAKTELARQRPIADIAAEAGFYDQSHLTRLFIRMVGVTPGKYSLSV